AACCAGATCGTTGAGATTCGCACGCTCATCAAGGAACTCGGGCGTGAGAAGACCGTAATTCTGTCCACGCACATTCTGTCGGAAGTTCAGGCCGCCTGTTCGCGGATCGTGATCATCAATCAGGGCCGGATCGTGGCCGACGACACGCCCGAGGGTTTGCGCGCCGGGGCGGCCGGGCGTTCCATTGTCCTCATGACTCTGAAGGCGAGCGTAGCGGAGGCGGCGCTGAAGATCCGCACGCTCACGGGTGTGGAAAACGTACGCGACGTTCCGTCCGCTCATGGAACCAGCGGGTTGCGAATCGAATGCGCTTCCGGTTTCGATATCCGCGAGGACCTGTTTCATCTCGCCGTGCGCGAGGGCTGGGTCATATTGGAGTTGGGTCTCGAGGTGCACAGCCTGGAGGACGTGTTCCACAAACTGACTCTGGAGGATCGGCCATTGGCCTCCGCGTGATCCACGCGGACGGCCGTCAACCCGAAGAGAAACCATGCACAACATCTCATATATTTTCCGGCGCGAATTCCGTTCCTACTTCGATTCACCGATCGCCTACATCGTGCTGATGTTTTTCCTGATGATTTCGGGCTACTTTTTCATGTCGAATCTGTTTCTGCTCGATCAGGCCAACCTGCGCACGCTGTTCGGAATCGTACCGCTCTTGTTCGTGTTTTTCATTCCGGCGATTTCCATGCGTTTGATCGCCGAGGAAAAGAAATCCGGCACCATCGAATTGTTGTTCACGTATCCGATCCGGGATTCGGAGATCGTGATCGGCAAGTATCTGGCCGCGCTGGCGCTGATCGTGGTGCTGCTTCTGTTTTCGATCATCTACGCGATTACGGTGAGCCTGCTGGGGGATATGGACGTCGGCCAGACGTTTTCGGGCTATTTGGGGCTGTTTCTGATGGGGGCGGCGTATCTGGCGATCGGCGTTTTCGCGTCGTCCATCACCGAGAATCAGATTGTGGCCTTCATCGTCGCGCTGGCGATTTCGTTTTTTTTCTTTATCCTCGACAAGATCCTCTTCTTCGTTCCGTTATCGCTCGCCAACATCCTCGAGTATCTGGCGATTGAGTATCACTTTCAGAGCATCTCTCGGGGGGTGATTGACACGCGGAACATCATTTACTTCCTCTCGATGATCTTCGTGGGACTCTTGCTGGCCAGCCACGCGTTGTCGCGCCGCAAAGGCGACTGACGGCGGTATGGAACGCGATTCAAATCCGGAACGGAAAACAAGGAATGAATGAAATATGAAGCGGAAGACCTGGTCCATTTCCTCCGTGTCCAATCTGCTGATTATTGTCGCGATCGTCGTGGTCGTGAATCTGATCGGCTTGCGCATTTTCGGGCGCGCGGACCTGACGGAGAACAAGATCTATACCCTCAGCAAGGCTTCGCGGCGGGTGGTGGGGAATCTCGAAGACCGCCTCACCGTGAAAGCCTACTTCACCAAAGACCTGCCGCCGCCCTACAACGCCAACGCGCGCTACGTGCAGGACGCGCTCGCGGATTATCGCTCCTACGGGCAGGGGAATTTTCTTTTCGAGTTCGTGGATCCTGCCGACGAGGAGAAACTGCAGCAGGAAGCGCAGCGCTACCGGATCCAGCCCGTTCAGGTGAACGTGATGGAGAAGGATCAGGTGCAGCTCAAGCGCGCGTACATGGGGCTCGTGCTGATCTTCGGTGACAAGCATGAAACGATTCCTCTGGTGCAGGACGTGCGGAATTTCGAGTACGAGATGACGTCGGCCATCAAGCGCTTGACGTCGGACTCGATCCCCAAGGTCGGTTTCTTGGGCGGTTTCGGGACGCCCGATCTGGGACAGGACATGCGCGCGCTGACCACGGCGCTGTCCAAGCACTATCAGGTGGTGCCGGTAAGCACGCTGTCGGGAAACCAGCTGATTTCACCCGATATCGGCGTCTTGTGCATCGTGCAGCCGAAAGAGCCGCTGGACGAGTGGACGAAGTTCGCGATAGATCAATTCATCATGCGCGGCGGGAAAGTCGGATGGTTCCTGAACAAGGTGAACGCCGACGTACAGAATTCGATGGCTTCCGGCATCCAGCTCGGAATAGACGACGTCACCCGGCAGTACGGATTCACGGTGGCGAACAATTTGGTTATGGACATCAACGCTTCGATGATCAACGTGCAGCAGCAGCAGGGTTTCATGATTATCACCAACATGGTTCGCTATCCGGCATTTCCCCGCATTCTCGATTTCAATACCGATCAGCCGATCGTGAAGGACTTCAAGGAACTCGCGCTATTCTTCCCCAGCTCGATTGACACGATGACGCCTCCCGGAGGGCAGCTTGAATTCACGCCGTTGTTCCGTACCAGCGAACTGACCAAGATTCAAGCCG
The sequence above is drawn from the bacterium genome and encodes:
- a CDS encoding ABC transporter permease subunit — protein: MHNISYIFRREFRSYFDSPIAYIVLMFFLMISGYFFMSNLFLLDQANLRTLFGIVPLLFVFFIPAISMRLIAEEKKSGTIELLFTYPIRDSEIVIGKYLAALALIVVLLLFSIIYAITVSLLGDMDVGQTFSGYLGLFLMGAAYLAIGVFASSITENQIVAFIVALAISFFFFILDKILFFVPLSLANILEYLAIEYHFQSISRGVIDTRNIIYFLSMIFVGLLLASHALSRRKGD
- a CDS encoding GldG family protein, coding for MKRKTWSISSVSNLLIIVAIVVVVNLIGLRIFGRADLTENKIYTLSKASRRVVGNLEDRLTVKAYFTKDLPPPYNANARYVQDALADYRSYGQGNFLFEFVDPADEEKLQQEAQRYRIQPVQVNVMEKDQVQLKRAYMGLVLIFGDKHETIPLVQDVRNFEYEMTSAIKRLTSDSIPKVGFLGGFGTPDLGQDMRALTTALSKHYQVVPVSTLSGNQLISPDIGVLCIVQPKEPLDEWTKFAIDQFIMRGGKVGWFLNKVNADVQNSMASGIQLGIDDVTRQYGFTVANNLVMDINASMINVQQQQGFMIITNMVRYPAFPRILDFNTDQPIVKDFKELALFFPSSIDTMTPPGGQLEFTPLFRTSELTKIQAGRFDIIPMGQIRREDFNGGAKMLGATITGTFHSAYAGKQVPQPTDTTSVAPGRDIITISPETRMVVIGDGNFVQGQFAFGGTGQVLFLNSVDWLSQDSDLMSIRSRETTIRPLKPDISDATKQTVKYANMFGPPALVLLLGALRWTARRNRRKGGIR